A stretch of Vannielia litorea DNA encodes these proteins:
- a CDS encoding alpha/beta hydrolase: MGRGRLPRVAAERRGRPDLPDYLESPEGRRIAYHRSEGSGPGVVFLGGFKSDMQGTKAVHLEAWARARGRAFLRFDYSGHGESSGAFTEGAIGDWAEDAAAAITALTEGPQVLVGSSMGGWIALLMCRRLGARVAGLVTIAAAPDFTEDSMWAGFSEAQRAELAREGRVALPSDYGEPYIITRRLIEEGRRQLVLRGPLPLPFPVRMLQGTADADVSQEVALRLLAHAEGDDIRLTLVKGADHRFSAPPQLALIEQAVDEVLAALGAA, from the coding sequence ATGGGGCGGGGGCGGCTGCCTAGGGTGGCCGCCGAACGCAGAGGGAGGCCCGATTTGCCCGACTATCTCGAAAGCCCCGAGGGCCGCCGCATCGCCTATCACCGCTCCGAGGGCTCCGGGCCCGGCGTGGTCTTCCTGGGCGGGTTCAAGAGCGACATGCAGGGCACCAAGGCCGTGCACCTCGAGGCCTGGGCCAGGGCGCGGGGCCGCGCCTTCCTGCGGTTCGACTATTCCGGCCACGGCGAGAGCTCGGGCGCCTTCACCGAGGGCGCGATCGGCGACTGGGCCGAGGATGCCGCCGCCGCGATCACCGCACTCACCGAGGGGCCGCAGGTGCTGGTGGGCTCGTCGATGGGCGGCTGGATCGCGCTGCTGATGTGCCGGCGGCTGGGCGCCAGGGTGGCCGGGCTCGTTACCATCGCCGCCGCGCCCGACTTCACCGAAGACAGCATGTGGGCGGGCTTTTCCGAGGCGCAGAGGGCCGAGCTGGCGCGCGAGGGCCGGGTGGCCCTGCCGTCGGACTACGGCGAGCCCTACATCATCACCCGCCGCCTGATCGAGGAGGGCCGCCGCCAGCTGGTGCTGCGCGGGCCCCTGCCGCTGCCCTTCCCGGTGCGGATGCTGCAGGGCACCGCCGACGCCGACGTGAGCCAGGAGGTGGCCCTGCGCCTGCTCGCCCATGCCGAGGGCGACGATATCCGGCTCACGCTGGTCAAGGGCGCCGATCACCGCTTTTCGGCCCCGCCGCAACTGGCGCTGATCGAACAGGCGGTAGACGAGGTGCTGGCCGCCCTCGGAGCCGCCTGA
- a CDS encoding pyridoxal phosphate-dependent aminotransferase yields MTHPRYTDLANALPSTVPFVGPETQERARGRSFDARLGANESGFGPSPAAIRAIGEAARGAWMYGDPEMHDLRRALANHLGVEPDAVIAGEGIDGLLGYIARLLVSPGDAVVTSDGAYPTFNFHVAGFGGVLHKVPYRDDAEDPEALVAKAAEVGAKMVYLANPDNPMGSFHGAERLAAMRAALPGGCLLVLDEAYVEFAPEDDLLPLDPSDEGVIRLRTFSKAYGLAGLRVGYAVGHPELIRAFDKIRNHFGLGRVAQAGALAALADTAHLARVQGEVEAARRRIAGIAEANGLLPLPSATNFVALDCGGGAVRAKALVAELGRRGVFVRMPFAAPQDRCIRISAAPEADLAVLERVLPQAIAAIG; encoded by the coding sequence ATGACACATCCGCGCTATACCGACCTGGCCAACGCCCTGCCCTCCACCGTGCCCTTCGTGGGCCCCGAGACGCAGGAGCGCGCCCGTGGCCGCAGCTTCGACGCCCGGCTGGGCGCCAACGAATCGGGCTTCGGCCCCTCGCCTGCCGCGATCCGCGCCATCGGCGAAGCGGCGCGCGGCGCCTGGATGTATGGCGACCCCGAGATGCACGACCTGCGCCGGGCGCTGGCCAACCACCTCGGCGTGGAGCCCGACGCGGTGATCGCGGGCGAAGGGATCGACGGCCTGCTGGGCTACATCGCCCGCCTGCTGGTGAGCCCCGGCGATGCGGTGGTGACCTCGGACGGCGCCTACCCCACCTTCAACTTCCACGTCGCGGGCTTTGGCGGCGTGTTGCACAAGGTGCCCTACCGCGATGACGCCGAAGACCCCGAGGCGCTGGTGGCAAAGGCTGCCGAGGTGGGGGCCAAGATGGTCTACCTCGCAAACCCCGACAACCCGATGGGCAGCTTTCACGGCGCCGAGCGGCTGGCCGCGATGCGCGCCGCCTTGCCCGGCGGCTGCCTGCTGGTGCTCGACGAGGCCTATGTGGAGTTCGCCCCCGAGGACGACCTGCTGCCGCTCGACCCCTCCGACGAGGGCGTGATCCGGCTGCGCACCTTTTCAAAGGCCTATGGCCTGGCGGGCCTGCGGGTGGGCTACGCGGTGGGCCATCCCGAGCTGATCCGCGCCTTCGACAAGATCCGCAACCACTTCGGCCTGGGCCGGGTGGCGCAGGCGGGGGCACTGGCGGCGCTGGCCGACACCGCGCACCTGGCCCGGGTGCAGGGCGAGGTCGAGGCCGCGCGGCGGCGGATCGCCGGGATCGCCGAGGCCAACGGCCTCCTTCCCCTGCCTTCGGCCACCAACTTCGTCGCGCTCGACTGCGGCGGCGGCGCGGTGCGGGCCAAGGCGCTGGTGGCGGAGCTGGGCCGGCGCGGCGTGTTCGTCCGGATGCCCTTCGCCGCCCCGCAGGACCGCTGCATCCGCATCTCCGCCGCCCCCGAAGCGGACCTTGCCGTGCTGGAACGGGTGCTGCCGCAGGCCATCGCCGCCATCGGCTGA
- a CDS encoding pyridoxal-phosphate-dependent aminotransferase family protein — MTLAHGREYLAIPGPSVMPDRVLQAMHRAAPNIYEGALADMVDAMIPDLKAVARTKHHAAIYICNGHGAWEAALTNVLSRGDRVLALCTGRFTHGWADVAVKLGAEVERLDFGNQGTVDHATFAEALAADKAHAIKAVLVAHVDTATSVRNDIKALRDILDKAGHPALLCVDCIASLACDTFEMDAWGVDVMISASQKGLMTPPGLGFVWFNDRADAAHARADMATLYWDWTPRSRPEFFYQYFGGTAPTHHLYGLREALTMIGEEGLENVWERHRRLAGAVWAAVAAWGQGGPLRFNVEDPALRTHAVTALSIGRENGKRLRNWLTENTGVTLGIGLGMYRRDDPEGDGFFRIGHMGHLNSHMVLGVLGSMEAGMTALGIDHGRGALEAAARACA, encoded by the coding sequence ATGACCCTCGCACACGGCCGCGAATACCTCGCCATCCCCGGCCCATCTGTGATGCCCGACCGCGTTTTGCAAGCCATGCACCGGGCCGCGCCGAACATCTACGAGGGCGCGCTGGCCGATATGGTGGATGCGATGATCCCCGATCTGAAGGCGGTGGCCCGGACAAAGCACCATGCGGCGATCTACATCTGCAACGGCCACGGGGCCTGGGAGGCGGCGCTGACCAATGTGCTCTCGCGCGGCGACCGGGTGCTGGCGCTCTGCACCGGGCGCTTTACCCACGGCTGGGCCGATGTGGCAGTGAAGCTCGGCGCCGAGGTGGAGCGGCTCGATTTCGGCAACCAGGGCACCGTCGACCACGCGACCTTTGCCGAGGCGCTGGCCGCCGACAAGGCCCATGCGATCAAGGCCGTGCTGGTGGCCCATGTCGATACCGCCACCTCCGTGCGCAACGACATCAAGGCCCTGCGCGACATCCTCGACAAGGCCGGCCACCCGGCGCTGCTCTGCGTCGACTGCATCGCCTCGCTGGCCTGCGACACCTTCGAGATGGATGCCTGGGGCGTCGACGTGATGATCTCGGCCTCGCAGAAAGGGCTGATGACCCCGCCGGGACTCGGCTTCGTCTGGTTCAACGACCGTGCCGATGCGGCCCATGCCCGGGCCGACATGGCGACGCTCTACTGGGACTGGACGCCACGGTCGCGGCCCGAGTTCTTTTACCAGTATTTCGGCGGCACCGCCCCCACGCATCACCTCTACGGGCTGCGCGAGGCGCTGACGATGATCGGCGAAGAGGGGCTGGAGAATGTCTGGGAGCGCCACCGCCGCCTCGCCGGTGCGGTCTGGGCGGCCGTCGCGGCCTGGGGGCAGGGCGGGCCGCTGCGGTTCAACGTGGAGGATCCGGCGCTGCGGACCCATGCCGTCACTGCGCTTTCGATCGGCCGCGAGAACGGCAAGCGGCTGCGCAACTGGCTCACCGAGAACACCGGCGTGACGCTGGGGATCGGGCTGGGCATGTATCGCCGCGACGATCCGGAGGGCGACGGCTTTTTCCGGATCGGGCACATGGGCCACCTGAACAGCCACATGGTGCTGGGCGTGCTCGGCTCGATGGAGGCGGGGATGACGGCGCTCGGAATCGACCACGGGCGCGGCGCGCTCGAGGCCGCCGCGCGGGCCTGCGCCTGA
- a CDS encoding tyrosine-protein phosphatase: MLDGLKKWLKRKERAIRTSFGDDISTPEKRRQALWHFHLFDHAWLRTFWTNFDKVAEGVYRSNHPGPERLKKYKAMGITTVLNLRGDESGFSPWLFEEEACRELGLNLVVAKIYARRPATREEMINLVHTLKTIDKPFVMHCKSGADRAGLASVLYKLIVEKSSIAEARKHLSPRYLHLKWTKTGVCDHLVDVWEARHIATGIGMEDWLLNEYDPKALERSFAARGRKEAA; this comes from the coding sequence ATGCTGGACGGGCTGAAGAAATGGCTGAAACGGAAGGAGCGCGCGATCCGCACCTCCTTTGGTGACGATATCTCCACCCCGGAGAAGCGTCGGCAGGCGCTGTGGCATTTTCACCTGTTCGACCACGCCTGGCTGCGCACCTTCTGGACCAACTTCGACAAGGTGGCCGAGGGCGTCTACCGCTCCAACCACCCGGGGCCGGAGCGGCTGAAGAAATACAAGGCCATGGGGATCACCACGGTGCTCAACCTGCGCGGCGACGAAAGCGGCTTTTCGCCCTGGCTCTTCGAGGAGGAAGCCTGCCGCGAGCTCGGGCTCAACCTCGTGGTGGCCAAGATCTACGCGCGGCGCCCGGCCACCCGCGAGGAGATGATCAACCTCGTCCACACGCTCAAGACCATCGACAAGCCCTTCGTGATGCACTGCAAGTCGGGCGCAGACCGGGCCGGGCTGGCCTCGGTGCTCTACAAGCTGATCGTCGAGAAATCCTCCATCGCCGAGGCGCGCAAGCACCTCTCGCCGCGCTACCTGCACCTGAAGTGGACCAAGACCGGCGTCTGCGACCACCTGGTGGACGTGTGGGAGGCCCGGCACATCGCCACCGGCATCGGCATGGAGGACTGGCTGCTCAACGAGTATGACCCCAAGGCCCTCGAACGCAGCTTTGCCGCGCGGGGCCGGAAGGAGGCTGCGTGA
- a CDS encoding ABC transporter ATP-binding protein produces MKPEGSLSWLWRGYLRPHWPALVGAGLLMAVEGSMLGFLSYMMKPMFDAVFVAGESGALWAVGLGILAIFFIRAATSVGQKLLLARVASKVIYKMKTRLVAHLMRLDTTWHGRNPPGALIERVSNDTGAVREVASVVITGLGRDVVALVSLLAVVLWIDWQWTLVALMGTPLLVAPTLLVQSFIRRTALRNRVLAQHMSVRLDEVFHGINPIKLNRLEDYQSRQFDGLAAERVDAEVRNQFGRAAVPALIDIMTGIGFFAVLIYGGREIMDGEKTVGEFMSFFTAMALAFEPLRRLGQISGVWQAAQVSLGRVREMFDVRPSLTSPAAPRAVSPGDIEFKDVHLSYGEAQVLNGLSLVARAGETTALVGASGAGKSTVFNLLTRLVDPSSGTITLGGTPIDALGLPDLRAQFSMVSQEALLFDDTLRENIVLGSEVSEERLEAALRGAHVTDFVRDFPEGLDSPAGPRGSSLSGGQRQRIAIARALLRDAPILLLDEATSALDTKSEAVVQAALDELAQGRTTLVIAHRLSTVRGADRILVMQAGRVVEEGTHEALLDKGGAYAELYRLQFADEA; encoded by the coding sequence GTGAAGCCCGAGGGCTCCCTCTCCTGGCTCTGGCGCGGCTACCTGCGCCCGCACTGGCCCGCGCTCGTCGGGGCGGGGCTGCTGATGGCGGTCGAAGGCTCGATGCTGGGCTTTCTCAGCTACATGATGAAGCCGATGTTCGACGCCGTCTTCGTGGCCGGCGAGAGCGGCGCGCTCTGGGCGGTGGGCCTCGGCATTCTCGCCATCTTCTTCATCCGGGCCGCCACGTCTGTCGGCCAGAAGCTGCTGCTCGCCCGCGTGGCCTCGAAGGTCATCTACAAGATGAAGACGCGGCTGGTGGCCCACCTGATGCGGCTCGACACCACCTGGCACGGGCGCAACCCGCCCGGTGCGCTGATCGAGCGCGTCAGCAACGACACCGGCGCCGTGCGCGAGGTCGCCAGCGTCGTCATCACCGGGCTGGGCCGCGACGTGGTGGCGCTGGTCTCGCTGCTCGCCGTGGTGCTCTGGATCGACTGGCAATGGACGCTGGTGGCCCTGATGGGCACGCCGCTGCTGGTGGCCCCCACCCTGCTGGTGCAGTCCTTCATCCGCCGCACCGCCCTGCGGAACCGCGTGCTGGCGCAGCACATGTCGGTCCGCCTCGACGAGGTGTTCCACGGCATCAACCCGATAAAGCTCAACCGGCTGGAGGACTACCAGTCGCGCCAGTTCGACGGGCTCGCCGCCGAGCGGGTGGATGCGGAGGTGCGCAACCAGTTCGGCCGCGCCGCGGTGCCCGCGCTCATCGACATCATGACCGGCATCGGCTTCTTCGCCGTGCTCATCTACGGCGGCCGCGAGATCATGGACGGCGAAAAGACCGTGGGCGAGTTCATGAGCTTCTTCACCGCCATGGCGCTGGCCTTCGAGCCGCTGCGGCGGCTGGGCCAGATCAGCGGCGTCTGGCAGGCCGCGCAGGTGAGCCTCGGACGGGTCCGCGAGATGTTCGACGTGCGCCCCTCGCTCACCTCCCCCGCCGCGCCGCGGGCGGTCTCGCCCGGCGACATCGAGTTCAAGGACGTGCACCTCAGCTATGGCGAGGCACAGGTGCTCAACGGGCTGTCGCTGGTGGCCAGGGCCGGCGAGACGACGGCGCTGGTCGGGGCCTCGGGCGCGGGCAAATCGACCGTCTTCAACCTGCTGACCCGGCTGGTGGACCCGTCCTCGGGCACCATCACCCTCGGCGGCACGCCGATCGACGCATTGGGCCTGCCCGACCTCCGGGCACAGTTCTCGATGGTCAGCCAGGAGGCGCTGCTCTTTGACGACACGCTGCGCGAGAACATCGTGCTGGGCAGCGAGGTGTCGGAGGAGCGGCTCGAGGCGGCGCTCCGGGGCGCCCATGTGACGGATTTCGTGAGAGACTTCCCCGAAGGGCTCGACTCGCCCGCCGGGCCGCGCGGCTCCAGCCTCTCGGGCGGCCAGCGCCAGCGCATCGCCATCGCCCGTGCCCTGCTGCGCGATGCCCCGATCCTGCTGCTCGACGAGGCCACCTCGGCGCTCGACACCAAGAGCGAGGCGGTGGTGCAGGCGGCGCTCGACGAGCTGGCCCAGGGCCGCACCACGCTGGTCATCGCCCACCGGCTCTCGACCGTGCGGGGCGCCGACCGCATCCTGGTGATGCAGGCCGGCCGCGTCGTCGAGGAAGGCACCCACGAGGCGCTGCTGGACAAGGGCGGTGCCTATGCCGAGCTCTACCGCCTGCAATTCGCCGACGAGGCCTGA
- a CDS encoding YgfZ/GcvT domain-containing protein: MDRTVFRITGADRLDFLQNLVTNSVKRLERGAVWAALLTPQGKYLADFFLVPAGDAVLLDVATPLAADLAKRLRMYRLRADVQIEETELVMTRGTGPAPEGALPDPRDPAMGWRTYDGTPGDDTDWEALRVALVVPETGIELVPNESYPLELGFERLHGVDFRKGCYVGQEVTARMKHKTELKKGLVQVTVEGAAPVGSEILAGDKPAGVLYTQSGGKGLAWLRFDRAAGPMTAGDAAVSWDGHRP; encoded by the coding sequence ATGGATCGCACCGTCTTTCGCATCACCGGCGCCGACCGGCTCGACTTTCTGCAGAACCTCGTCACCAACAGCGTGAAGAGGCTGGAGCGTGGCGCGGTCTGGGCCGCGCTGCTGACGCCGCAGGGCAAGTACCTGGCCGACTTCTTCCTCGTGCCCGCGGGCGATGCCGTTCTGCTCGACGTGGCCACGCCGCTGGCCGCGGACCTCGCCAAACGGCTCAGGATGTACCGGCTGCGCGCCGATGTGCAGATCGAGGAGACCGAGCTTGTGATGACCCGCGGCACAGGCCCCGCCCCCGAGGGCGCCCTGCCCGACCCGCGCGATCCGGCGATGGGCTGGCGCACCTACGACGGCACGCCGGGCGACGATACCGACTGGGAGGCCTTGCGCGTGGCGCTTGTCGTGCCCGAAACCGGGATCGAGCTGGTGCCGAACGAGAGCTACCCGCTGGAGCTGGGCTTCGAGCGACTGCACGGCGTCGATTTCCGCAAGGGCTGCTACGTCGGCCAGGAGGTCACCGCCCGGATGAAGCACAAGACAGAGCTGAAGAAGGGGCTGGTGCAGGTCACCGTGGAAGGCGCCGCGCCGGTGGGAAGCGAGATCCTCGCGGGCGACAAACCGGCAGGCGTGCTCTACACCCAATCGGGCGGCAAGGGGCTGGCCTGGCTCCGGTTCGACCGCGCCGCAGGGCCGATGACGGCAGGCGACGCCGCGGTTTCATGGGACGGACACCGGCCCTGA
- the efp gene encoding elongation factor P, producing MPKINGNEIRPGNVLEHNGGLWVAVKVDHVKPGKGGAFAQVEMKNLRNGSKLNERFRSADKVERVRLEQKDQQFLYETDGMLVFMDSDTYEQIELPADLLGERRPFLQDGMTIHIEYYETEALNATLPQKVTCKVVETEPVVKGQTAANSFKPAVLDNGVKVMVPPFVGPDEDIIVNTETMEYAERA from the coding sequence ATGCCCAAGATCAACGGAAATGAAATTCGCCCGGGCAACGTGCTCGAGCACAACGGCGGCCTCTGGGTCGCGGTGAAGGTCGATCACGTGAAGCCCGGCAAGGGCGGCGCCTTCGCCCAGGTCGAGATGAAGAACCTGCGCAACGGCTCCAAGCTCAACGAGCGCTTCCGCTCCGCCGACAAGGTCGAGCGCGTGCGCCTGGAGCAGAAAGACCAGCAATTCCTGTATGAAACAGACGGTATGCTGGTGTTCATGGACAGTGACACCTACGAGCAGATCGAGCTTCCGGCCGACCTGCTGGGCGAGCGCCGGCCGTTCCTTCAGGACGGCATGACCATCCATATCGAGTATTACGAAACCGAGGCTTTGAACGCGACGCTGCCGCAGAAAGTGACCTGCAAGGTGGTCGAGACCGAGCCTGTCGTGAAGGGCCAGACGGCCGCCAACAGCTTCAAGCCCGCGGTGCTCGACAATGGTGTCAAAGTCATGGTGCCGCCCTTCGTCGGCCCCGATGAAGACATCATCGTGAACACCGAAACGATGGAGTATGCGGAGCGCGCCTGA
- a CDS encoding DUF6280 family protein, with product MIDFVDGTAFNQEQGQRARKLFAAVVLAALDDAIADDKKYGNGPEQIARWARSRDGREVLSCAGIDPNERVVSGLMEFVGKGVRTSVALSREESERRHAAEQAEAA from the coding sequence ATGATTGACTTTGTCGACGGCACGGCTTTCAACCAGGAACAGGGCCAACGCGCTCGCAAACTCTTTGCAGCGGTTGTTCTTGCGGCTCTGGATGATGCCATTGCGGATGACAAGAAATACGGCAACGGCCCCGAGCAGATCGCGCGTTGGGCGCGGTCGCGCGACGGCCGTGAAGTGCTGAGCTGCGCCGGGATCGACCCTAACGAGCGGGTCGTGAGCGGGCTCATGGAATTTGTCGGCAAGGGTGTTCGCACCTCCGTCGCGCTGTCGCGCGAGGAGAGCGAGCGTCGTCACGCCGCCGAGCAGGCCGAAGCTGCCTGA
- a CDS encoding TolC family outer membrane protein, with protein sequence MARLPNFRKGLTVLALAGATMLSPVALAAETLTDALITAYRHSHILDQQRALLRAADEDVAIALADLRPIIAFSAGATASATTNYELGATVTLGASMTLFDNGATRLGVEVQKETVLATREALVNFEQQVLLAAVQAYMDVTSASESLALAQSNVRLTNQQLRAARDRFEVGEVTRTEVAQAEAQQAAANSNVAFAAGQLEIARESYRVAVGSYPKGLAPPPAPPKLPASIEAAQAIAVRTHPLIRQAQHTVAASELGIKRAEAAMKFTVDGSANLSFDDEGNDRSSFGLTMNQPIYAGGKLSAQVRKARNQTEANRAALLSTTHNVQQLVGNAWANLRVAVAQLSATEQQIRAATVAYRGVQEEQNLGAATTLDVLDAQQDLLDAQSARIDAQAQQYVALYSLLSAMGLLTVEHLGLGIQTYDPAAYYNAVKSAPAQRSRQGQQLDRVLERLQHD encoded by the coding sequence ATGGCACGTCTTCCGAATTTCCGCAAAGGGCTGACGGTGCTCGCGCTGGCCGGGGCGACGATGCTCTCGCCGGTCGCGCTGGCCGCCGAAACGCTCACCGATGCGCTCATCACCGCCTATCGGCACAGCCATATCCTCGATCAGCAGCGGGCGCTCCTGCGGGCCGCCGACGAAGACGTGGCCATCGCGCTGGCCGACCTGCGGCCGATCATCGCCTTCTCCGCCGGGGCCACGGCCTCGGCCACCACCAACTACGAGCTGGGCGCCACGGTCACGCTCGGCGCCTCGATGACGCTCTTCGACAACGGCGCCACCCGGCTCGGCGTGGAGGTGCAGAAGGAGACCGTGCTGGCCACCCGCGAGGCGCTGGTCAACTTCGAGCAGCAGGTGCTGCTCGCCGCCGTGCAAGCCTACATGGACGTGACCTCCGCCTCCGAGAGCCTGGCGCTGGCGCAGTCCAACGTGCGGCTGACCAACCAGCAGCTCCGCGCCGCCCGTGACCGGTTCGAGGTGGGCGAGGTGACCCGCACCGAGGTGGCCCAGGCCGAGGCCCAGCAGGCCGCGGCCAACAGCAACGTGGCCTTCGCCGCGGGCCAGCTCGAGATCGCGCGCGAGAGCTACCGCGTGGCCGTGGGCAGCTACCCCAAGGGGCTGGCCCCGCCGCCGGCGCCGCCCAAACTGCCCGCCTCGATCGAGGCCGCCCAGGCGATCGCGGTGCGCACCCATCCGCTGATCCGGCAGGCCCAGCACACCGTGGCCGCCTCCGAGCTCGGCATCAAGCGGGCCGAGGCGGCGATGAAGTTCACCGTCGACGGCTCCGCCAACCTCAGCTTCGACGACGAGGGCAACGACCGTTCGAGCTTCGGGCTGACGATGAACCAGCCGATCTACGCCGGCGGCAAGCTCTCGGCGCAGGTCCGCAAGGCGCGCAACCAGACCGAGGCCAACCGCGCGGCGCTCCTGAGCACCACGCACAACGTGCAGCAGCTCGTCGGCAACGCCTGGGCCAACCTGCGGGTGGCCGTGGCGCAGCTTTCGGCCACCGAGCAGCAGATCCGCGCCGCAACCGTGGCCTACCGGGGCGTGCAGGAAGAGCAGAACCTCGGCGCCGCCACCACGCTCGACGTGCTCGACGCCCAGCAGGACCTGCTCGATGCGCAATCGGCCCGGATCGACGCGCAGGCCCAGCAGTATGTAGCACTTTATTCACTTCTTTCTGCGATGGGTCTCCTGACCGTGGAGCACCTGGGCCTGGGCATCCAGACCTATGATCCCGCGGCGTATTACAACGCGGTCAAATCCGCGCCGGCGCAGCGCTCCCGCCAGGGGCAGCAGCTCGATCGCGTGCTGGAACGTCTTCAGCACGATTGA
- a CDS encoding protein-L-isoaspartate O-methyltransferase family protein yields MSVYEARRTMMVDNQVRPSDVTKFPIIDAMLKIRREVFVPDEKREAAYMGENLALAPDRVMLEPRTFAKMLDALDIAPTEMVLDVGCGLGYSSAVLAELADTVIALEEEESLASEAEAILAREEVMNAVVLTGPLAEGAAKHGPYDVIVVEGGVGTLPETLAGQLKEGGRIACILMEGGLGTVKVGTCTGGRIAWRFAFNATAPVLPGFETVRDFAL; encoded by the coding sequence ATGAGCGTTTACGAAGCCCGCCGCACGATGATGGTCGACAACCAGGTCCGGCCATCCGACGTGACCAAGTTCCCCATCATCGACGCGATGCTGAAGATCCGCCGCGAGGTCTTTGTGCCCGATGAGAAGCGCGAGGCCGCCTACATGGGCGAGAATCTCGCGCTGGCGCCGGACCGGGTCATGCTGGAGCCGCGCACCTTTGCCAAGATGCTCGACGCGCTCGACATCGCGCCCACCGAGATGGTGCTCGATGTGGGCTGCGGGCTGGGCTACTCCTCGGCGGTGCTGGCCGAGCTGGCAGATACGGTGATCGCGCTGGAGGAGGAGGAGAGCCTGGCCTCCGAGGCCGAGGCCATTCTCGCCCGCGAGGAAGTGATGAACGCCGTGGTCCTGACCGGGCCGCTGGCCGAGGGTGCCGCCAAGCACGGCCCCTATGACGTGATCGTCGTCGAAGGTGGCGTGGGCACCCTGCCCGAAACGCTGGCCGGCCAGCTCAAGGAGGGCGGGCGCATTGCCTGCATCCTGATGGAAGGCGGCCTCGGCACCGTGAAGGTCGGCACCTGCACCGGGGGGCGCATCGCGTGGCGCTTCGCCTTCAATGCCACGGCGCCGGTGCTTCCCGGCTTCGAGACGGTGCGCGATTTCGCCCTCTGA
- a CDS encoding 4-hydroxyphenylacetate 3-hydroxylase family protein has translation MLMTAEDYRESLRSLSPRVFVNGERVECVADDPRLAPGINGVGVTYDFAHEPAHRRLMTARQGGRTVNRMLHVDETCADLLDKLEAVRLVCKVSGCAQRYLSHDALAGFHMATHRADAVHGTDYHARFLAYLEEVQRRDLTLGVAMTDAKGDRSKRPADQPNPDTYVHVTERRDGGIVIRGTKAIVTGAPYMHEFLVMPCRTHRPEDAACAVACAVPVDAEGVTIVAKPAGRPGEAAAKFSARYGQSVGVVIFDDVFVPHERVFLDGEVEEAGHLTTSYATHHRQSCIGARAGFGDLLIGAGAMMSEANGLDPERHGHIRDAMVDLITITESFFACGVAASVYGVASESGTVMPEPVFANVGKLLLATRIYDMHRLAHYVSGGLVVALPGPDEDHNPQTAASLAAVLGGRGDIPAERRAEVARFMEDLTVSHQAGWYSVISLHGGGSPEAMKREIWRNYPVGERADLVGQLIDRGVYDAGQRVSRQPGRCCARGCEAPDRIAPEAAE, from the coding sequence ATGCTGATGACGGCGGAGGACTATCGGGAGAGCCTGCGGAGCCTGAGCCCGCGGGTCTTCGTGAACGGGGAGCGGGTGGAGTGCGTGGCAGATGATCCGCGGCTCGCGCCCGGCATCAACGGCGTGGGGGTGACCTACGACTTTGCCCACGAGCCCGCCCACCGCCGCCTGATGACCGCCCGGCAGGGCGGCCGCACCGTCAACCGGATGTTGCACGTGGATGAAACCTGCGCCGACCTGCTCGACAAGCTCGAGGCGGTGCGGCTGGTCTGCAAGGTCTCGGGCTGCGCCCAGCGGTACCTGAGCCACGATGCGCTCGCGGGTTTTCACATGGCCACCCACCGCGCCGATGCGGTGCATGGCACCGACTACCACGCCCGCTTTCTCGCCTATCTGGAGGAGGTGCAGCGCCGCGATCTCACCCTCGGCGTGGCGATGACCGATGCCAAGGGCGACCGCAGCAAGCGCCCCGCCGACCAGCCCAACCCCGATACCTACGTCCATGTCACCGAGCGCCGCGATGGGGGCATCGTGATCCGGGGCACCAAGGCCATCGTCACCGGCGCGCCCTACATGCACGAGTTCCTCGTCATGCCCTGCCGCACCCATCGCCCCGAGGATGCCGCCTGCGCCGTGGCCTGCGCGGTGCCGGTGGACGCAGAGGGCGTGACCATCGTGGCCAAGCCCGCGGGGCGGCCCGGAGAGGCGGCGGCAAAGTTCTCGGCGCGCTATGGCCAGTCGGTCGGGGTGGTGATCTTCGACGATGTCTTCGTGCCGCACGAGCGGGTCTTCCTCGATGGCGAGGTCGAGGAGGCGGGCCATCTCACCACCTCCTATGCCACCCACCACCGGCAAAGCTGCATCGGCGCGCGGGCGGGCTTTGGCGACCTGCTGATCGGGGCCGGGGCGATGATGAGCGAGGCCAACGGGCTCGACCCGGAGCGCCACGGCCATATCCGCGACGCGATGGTGGACCTCATCACCATCACCGAGAGCTTCTTTGCCTGCGGCGTGGCGGCCTCGGTCTATGGCGTTGCCTCCGAGAGCGGCACGGTGATGCCGGAGCCGGTATTTGCCAATGTCGGCAAGCTGCTGCTGGCCACCAGGATCTACGACATGCACCGGCTGGCCCATTACGTCTCGGGCGGTCTCGTGGTGGCGCTGCCCGGTCCCGACGAAGACCACAACCCCCAGACCGCGGCCTCGCTCGCCGCCGTGCTGGGCGGGCGGGGCGACATTCCGGCCGAGCGCCGCGCCGAGGTGGCGCGGTTCATGGAGGACCTGACCGTGTCGCATCAGGCCGGGTGGTACTCGGTCATCTCGCTCCACGGCGGCGGCTCGCCCGAGGCGATGAAGCGCGAGATCTGGCGCAATTACCCGGTCGGGGAGCGGGCCGACCTGGTGGGCCAGCTGATCGACCGCGGCGTCTATGACGCAGGCCAGAGGGTGAGCCGCCAGCCGGGGCGGTGCTGCGCGCGCGGCTGCGAGGCGCCCGACCGGATCGCCCCGGAGGCGGCGGAGTAG